A window of Carassius carassius chromosome 48, fCarCar2.1, whole genome shotgun sequence genomic DNA:
CAAGTGGTATACCATCAACATCAAGTGATGCTCTGCATGTTATCGCCTTCCCATCATCCTCACTTGAAGGTGTGAATATGTAATTACTTGAAAATGTATCTCTCTCAGGTTCTCCCTCATCAGTCTGAAGAACTTTGCCTTCATAGAGCCACTGCACTGTAAGGTACTCGGAAGGGTGTATAGAAGACACTTCACAGCGCAGGACATTTTTCTCACCCAGTTTCAAGCTATCATGTCCAGATATTACTGGGTTTCTTGAAAATGCTGAAATGGATTCCAAGATTCAAATATGAGTCGACAAGAAAAAACAAGTTTAGAAATTTCTTCGTTTTACGTGATTCAATATAATGCAACAGGCCCCTTTCACCCATACAAACAATTTTTTACGTAAACTCAAGACTGGATAGTAAACCTTTTGAGATACTTACAAAACACCTTGACTTCTGTCTGTTTGGACTTCTTGATTGAGCCACATGTGACCTCACAAAGGTAAGTTCCCTCGTCTTCCAACTCTACTAGATCAAAAAACAGCTGGGACTGGACGTCATCTGTCTCAAGTCGCCTAAGGATCGGCATATTTGAAAGATTCTTCCAGGAGAAATTGGGTTGAGGGCAACCGAAAGCCTGACAGGAGAGGACCAGCCTGGAGCCTCTCTCCAACACGACCTTGTCCGGTTGTAACAACACTTCTAGCAGATGAGCtgtgaggagaaaaaaagaaaaaaatttacttGGTGCCTCCAACTGAATTGGCAGTTCATTGAACTTCAGGCTTATATTATTTAATACCAGTGATACTCCAAATATCTTTAGGAGATGACAGATTACAACTGATTCCGCTTTTCTATTATACACACTAATACAACCCACACTGTAACTGCGCTTAACAGACCAATCTTTGTACCAACAATATCCACTAATCCCAGACGTTCAAGGTCTTACCTTCAACAGTTAGATTGAGAGTAGTCTCCTGACTGCCATAATCATTGAAAGCCTCACACACAAACTCGCCAGAGTCGGTCAGATTGACAGAGAGGAGGGCAAATGATGTTTCAGCCCCTTTACTAGACGCTAGCTCTATTTTTGCACCATTCACCCTCCTGCTGAGCACCACGTGTGTCACTGGGACTCCGCTGGACTTGCAGGAAATGTTCACAGATTCTCCTTCCTTCAGAATGGATTGTGGACTTGCTTCAATCAGGGTATTCATAGGAGGTGCTGCCAAAAAATTCAAAAAACGAATTAATTGGGAACAAAGCAATGTTTCGAAATTAggcatttttttaagttttgtggcagttttgcatttatttattctccCAGAAAGTGGGAGAGATTTAGAGTGCTACCAACTAGGCTATTATCTCTGACCAAGATATTTAAAGAATTAAATGAACCACTAACCTTGAACGACTACTGAAATGTTGGCTCTTTGGCTTCCAAAGTCATTTCTAACGTCACACTGGTAAGTAGCAGCATCTGATAAGGACACGTTATGTACGAGGAGATCTTGATGTTTTCCCATTTCCTCAGACTGGCCATCTGGTTTAAGAGCAGTCCATGTAAACGCAGGCTTTGGCTTGCCCTCGGCCTCACAGGTCAAATTTAAACTGGATCCCAGCGGGACGGCGGTTGCTCCAGATACTTTAACATTATGCGGTGCAGCTGTGAAAGCAATGGGAAAACGAACGATCATAGGTCGTCATCTTCAGAGAGGAAGTATGATTCCAACATCCATTTAATTTAAACATAGTTTATGTGAATATATGTAAGTGTAGCTTACAGAAAACTGTCATGTGTTCAGATGTCTCCTTGGTCTTCTCATCAAGTGGTATACCATCAACATCAAGTGATGCTCTGCATGTTATCGCCTTCCCATCATCCTCACTTGAAGGTGTGAATATGTAATTACTTGAAAATGTATCTCTCTCAGGTTCTCCCTCATCAGTCTGAAGAACTTTGCCTTCATAGAGCCACTGCACTGTAAGGTACTCGGAAGGGTGTATAGAAGACACTTCACAGCGCAGGACATTTTTCTCACCCAGTTTCAAGCTATCATGTCCAGATATTACTGGGTTTCTTGAAAAAGCTGAAATGGATTCCGATGGAATGGAGTCGACAAGAAAAAACAAGTTtagatatttctttttttacgtGATTCATATGTagcacttaaaataaataaataaataagagaccGGGGCCAGATGTCACATATTTCAATAGAAACCTAAGGTCTAAttacacaaattagccaaaacaaTGGTtaccttattttaaaatgtttgcttTCACATGAATGATTTCAGTCATAATTGCTTTAAATCCATAAGTAGACCAGTGTTAAACATACCTTCAGAAATATTTACTAAAAaagtgtgacaacttgccccggtcTTCACCAACAGTGCATTATGAAGCATGCTGAagtttattaaaattgaaaaaggaactCACAATAAACTTTAATCTTTGTTGTCGCCTGTTTTGAATCCTTTTCACAGGTTGCTTTGCACACTAAGGTGTTTTCGTGATCCTTTATCACATTGTCAAAGACCAGCACAGATTCTCTTTCCTGTGTTTTAATAGTAGTGAATTTCGGTTTGTCTTCTAATGACTTCCAAACAAACTTCACCTTCTCGGGGCAAGATAACATGCTGCAACTTAACTCTCTCCTGTCACCCAGTTTGAACAGAACTGTGGGCGGCAGGTCCAGTACATGGGAAACAACTGTTTAAGAGAACATTGCACATTAGTTCATCATAAACTCATCAGTAAATCTTATttctaaaatggtttaaaataattTAGCAGCTTTGAGTAATATGCAATAAAATAGCagtgttataaatgtttttttatagagaatttagtttttaatgctcacaatattaaaatagtaaaaaaaaattacattattatagtTTCTATGGATCATTAACTAAAATGCACATTCATGAAGCAACTTACTAAAGAGGAGAAATCAAAATACACAATcatgtaaatacaaatatatcaAATAAGTTGCATATGCGGTTATATGGGAGTCTTGTATTGTCAAATCAATTTTCAGAAAAAGGAGGGAGATTAATAAAAATGGCAATActattttatgattaaaaaaattacataattatataaaaaattacaattcaataaaaacaaaatactaataaaGATTTGTCATAAGAATATTATATTCAAGTCTTTGCTATTTTAGCATCGAGATActgtcatttaaaacatttttattaacattttatttaaagttttagtaattttgttgtgcttttgtaaaatgttctagtttttatttaaatgtctatttaggtttcatttttgttctggttattttaattaaattaaactaaaactgtTGCTTTGGTAActagctaatatatatatatatatatatatatatatatatatatatatatatatatatatatatatatcggcagTGCCTAAGAAAAGAGCAGATGGTAAGACTCTACAATATGTTAATATATTCAGGTTACTCTGCATGCGTAGTTTAAATCCTGACATTTACAAGAGAgcctaaaataaatgtataaacttaCCTGCAACTGGTAGAAGCAAAGTCAACAGTAAGGCTGAATTCATGTTGTCCACTTACTCCAAGAGAATAAAACTGAGTTAATGTGATTTCTTTCTAATTTATAGGAGAAGGGGAGGGATCATAATCCACCTCCTCAGTACTTCATATAAGCCAAGGAAGAATTCCCCATTTAATGTTTTGTGTTCTCCTTCCCTCCACAGGCTCCCTCTGCTGTCCCGAAGGGGTTCTTCTCAATTACAGGAAATGACTTTGTGTATTTATTGAAGATAATATTTCCATTATGATCTGCCAGTGATTGACTGCATATAACAAATAGATTCCCAGAAATGCTTAATCTACAAGAAGCAGCTCAAATCATAAGGGTAGAGGCTgtggtaatttatttattttaattacttctTATAAGTTATAAGTTATATTTAAAGATTTATCCAGTTAAAATGGGCAATTAAAAAGATTTGCATATGTAATTCAAATGGTTAAATTATTGCATTATGTTTTTATACTATATTAAGTTTTATAATGCTGTTTTCCACCATTGCATTTCTCAACTAATCAGTTTAATCATTCGGATTGTTTGCATAGATGCTTCCTCAGGTTTTTAACATTTAAGCCCAAGCATTATGTAAGCGAGAGTTTAAGAGTGGATATGATTGGATGGAACTTTTTATCACTGGCAGAGTTTCCAACAGGGTTCAAAAAATCCTGTTCTCTTCATTGAACTACTGCATCACAGATGTTCTTACActgattcaaatatataatatttggaCTGCTTGATGAAAAGagaacaacaaaatatattagatgatgctgaaaatctcaCCAGTATGCGGTgtataaaaaaagttaatgttattaatacttttactaaataaacaaaagtattaaattatatattatctaaatggtgtgtaaatatataaaatgtattgacatttaaacattaaaagcaCTATTAAATAGTAAGTATTTGATCCAAATTTCTAATACACTATGAACATTAattccaaataaaaataattaaataacatattAAGCATTTtgtataatgttaatattaaggTCCATGATattaaatgatttacattttaaacagcctTTCAAAATACAATGCACTATTAAATATTGAGCATTTTTCATCATCAAAATATGACAGTAATTGACATTTTAAACATGTGTAATaaattagttaaataaaataaacattttatataatattattaatacactgtgaatattaattcaaaaataaaaagaatattattgaCAGTAAACGTGCtcttaaattaaaatacactattaaataagcattttataaaatattaatacgcttaatgttattttaaaataaaatatatatgactATCATTGACTTTTTAAGTTAAAACAtgctgctaaataaaaaaaataagcattttataataatattaaaaacactatgaatattaattcaaatataattatttaaatattattataatatatttgaaaCTCTTTAAAAGAACACTTAATTTGGTATGAaacctatataaaaaaagaaataaagataagaAACAAGTTGAGATTTTTCCGATTTATTTGAACATTcataaacatttctcatttaaaaaGTGGCAGTGTAGCCTTCACAGTTGTGCAAAAAGACACTTCACACTTcaactttcacaaaaaaaaaaaaaaaaaatatatatatatatatatatatttcagaaactTTACAAAACACTGTAAAACACATGCAGCTCATGACTGAAATCGTGACTGAAAAATCACCAGCAGATAGTAGAAGCATTTTGGACAGGCATGAGCGAAATTTGGCCACGCTACTAGTCATAAGGGTTCGCAGGTCTAGCTCAGTTCATCTCACCCAGAAATGCCCTGCGGCTGTTTTGTCTCAGGAAGATGTGAGAAATAGTATTGATGGTGATGGGCTCGACTCCAACCGTGGATCCCCGCAAGAAGTCCCCTCTCATCACAGACCTGAAGGACTTCCGAAACTCCTCGTTCTTCCAGGTGTACAGAAAAGGATTGGACATGAAAATAGTGCAGAACACAATCCACGCTGACGTCCAAAGCACCACGGACACCGGGGCAAAGAGTCCTGCGACGAGAACCCAAAAAATCGGCTCGGttgtaagaataaaaataaagcagaCTGCGAGAACGTAAAAACCGAGTCGCTTGTCCTTTCTGGGGAACGAATAAGGAAGGTTGTTCACGATTTGGAAATTCAAAATACTGACTCTTTTCACACTCGTTTGCACTCGGCGGAAGATTTTAAAGTAGCAGTACACCACAACCAAAGTCTGTCCAATTATAGTAAACGCAAGTGTACCAGCAGCAAACCGACTGGACAAAACAGACACAGATGTTCCCTTGACGAACGACGCGTCTGCGGCGTCCCGGCACCTCTCGGGGGGGTACCGAAAGGACGTGATCCACGGGAACAAGGAGCCCAAGGAGATGAGCCACGATCCTGCAATCATCCATTCGGTGTTTCTCTTCTGATAAAGGCTTTGATACACAGCAGGGGTTTTGGTGATCAAAACATACCTGTTGACTGCAATAAGCGAGTGGGACAGCAGCGACACAGTGATTCCCAAAAACAGCAGCGCTTCTTTGAACGCCTGGTAGCCAATCACCAAAAATGTCCCAGTGGAGGTGGCCACTGCTTCGTGAGGCATCCAGAAAGCACAGACCAGCAGATCCGCCACGCAGCCGTTCACGATAAACGCATTACTGGCTGTGCGGAGCTTCTTGAAGGTCACCACCAAATAGATAACCAGGAGGTTGAGGACGCTTCCCACAACGCACATGAAGGAGTAGACGGTGGCGAGGGAGATGCGCGAGCCGCGTCCCAGAGCGCACGCAGATAGCGGCACATCTGTGTCGTTTGGCATGATGGGAGATGTGCAGATAATGTCATCTCATCTTATCCCATCTCACATTGTGTGAGgaacgtgtgtgtgagagagcgcagCTCCCTTTAGTGAAGCTGCGGTGGAGAACCGAGGTTTATATGTGTGTGCACTtgcacgtgtatgtgtgtgtgtgtgtgtgagaatacgAGAGGCTTGAGATCAACAGGAGCCCACGCTGCATTCTCACGTGTTGTTCATTGTTCTCTGGCAGCGCAATCACCATGAAGGCAAGTAATTATTCATAATGGATTGAGCCTGTGATAATCAATAGAGCATTATATAATGGGCTCCCCATTGAGAACCTGCAGGAACAAGAGGAAAAGAATCAGGTTCCGAATATACTCAATGTGACTCTGCTATTGATTTGAGCTTTAATAATATTAGTTTGCTTAAAAGAACTGAATGTGGTTTCAAACCAGTAGGACTTTCATTCTTCTGTGCAATTCAAAggagatgttttgcagaatgttcacgctgctctgtttcatacaatgaaagtaaatgagGACTGGGGGTGTAGAGCCGAGTGAGAAAAATATTAAACCGGACATGACTAAATTAATAACCTATAATACCAACTCAGTTTGATTTATAATTGCTTTTTGTACACTGAAAAAGAACCAGAAGAAAAAGACGCTGTATCATTTCAATTCACTAAACATAATCGTAAAAAAAGACTCAGATTACCATCAGAGCtgtgtttttgattcattaaaaataaccaatCATGGGACTAATTTGTCAAGAATCGAACTACACTGATCCCGTTGTATGTTTCTGATTTCACAAAAATACTTAGCTCACAGTAATTTGTTCAAGAATCGGACTACCACCGGTCATGCAGTGTGTTTTTGATTAACTAAAAATAACTGAGTTTTGAACTGAATTGAACAACACTAGTCAGGATGCTTTTagttaaatgtcattcattcattcggaCTACACTGATCGCATTCCatgtttttcattcattaaaTTCAGGAATCAGGAATGAAACTACACTAATcgtgttttatgttttgagagGCTAAAAACATCTTAAAGGTCATTTGTTCGTGAAAACTAGGGTATTGGCGGAATACTAGGGTATTGGCGGAAGAGAGCACTTTCGAGCTTTATCGTTCTTAAAAAGTGCAGCACGTTTATCTTTTTAATACGTTTCTCAAGTGCTCCAATCAAGTACAGTATAGACAGAGCAACCATCACAGTTTTGTCAAGCTGCCTTTTTCCGGAACCATTTCAAACATACTTGAGCACTATTATTATAACAAGTTTAGTGGCCTTGAAACCTGCTATTTGCTTTGAGTTGATTATCGAGTTAAATGTGCATTCAAAGATAGATATTATACCATCATCATAAGCTGAATGAAAGGGCTCGGGAAAACACGAGGCCATGGTttcaattaaatatattacacCTACGACAGCTATAGTGTTCAAGTAGTTGAACTAAAAGCCAATTACATCTCTTAAGATTGAGCGACTTCTTTAGAAGAACATTCTGGGCCTACAAAACCGTTTCAAGAAAATGGGTAGAAGAGAAAATTCATGACACAGATACAAGCATCTAGTTGTGAAGAAAATTAGATTGACATTTTGAAATACTTACTGAATTTGTGTCTGTGAACAGTCACTCGACTAGCAGCCATTTTCACAGCTGTCTCCAAACGCCCACGGCCCAACGCCTCCTGCCAGATAGACTCAAAATGAGACTTCCGTTCACAAATGTGTAGCCATTTTCGCAGTTCACACTTTGTTGGTTGTCAGGGAGAGAGTATAGCTGGCACTTAATTTACTTTTGTAGAGCCGTTAAGAAAAAGGGTATTTTTAACAACCTGCACAGCACTTAATTGCCTATTGCAGACTAATTAGAAATCTGCACTTGAGAGAAAGTACGAAAGAAAACGAACAAACTAAAGCaaaatttgtcttttatttattctGGTCTTTGAAATCGTGTTTACATTTTAACAGAATAATGTAAAACACACTACTTTGAATTTTAATGTCCATTCTGTATGTCTCTAACATTGTTAGACTGTCTTTACACACTGCTCCAaaaatagatatttatatttttaagcaaTGGATTAGTTTACATCATGTATATGTCAAAAAAGTAGAATATTTCAAATACGATTCTCCcaaaacatatatacatacacataattCATAACACCATCTTCTGGAATGTACAGAGTGCTACAGGACTAATAGATGCAGAAAAGTCAATCATTGAGATATAATTGCATAAACTTGCACTGGGGTAATTGTTCAAAGAAAAACACATAGATTAGTttaaccccaaaattaaaattgtcatcatttactcaactgacatcaacctgtatgactgacttttctctgtggaacacaaaagatgatatttggaggaatgttcacgctgctcttttccatttaTTAAAAAGAAGGCTGCTGAGGTCCAAATGTGCACCATATAAGTAACGTGCTGGTATTTTCAGAAGAAATATGATACCGGAGTTTACCAAATCTGTATAACAGCTTGTGTGTTAAACTAAATGGAAAGTACTTTGCAATTTGCAGAATGCTTCCTCTCTACTGTAACTCTAcgatttcatttaaatacattcaatTGTTTTTATGACATTTTGCACCAGATTTGACATCATGATCATAAATGTAATAATCTCGACACTGACAGCAAATCTGGAGCAAAAAACGTTTTgacaagcatttttttatttgaatgaaatgtaagaaattttaattatttttgtgcaAATTATTATTTCTCTAATCTTTACAATTGTACAAAGATATCTTATTT
This region includes:
- the gpr88 gene encoding probable G-protein coupled receptor 88 encodes the protein MPNDTDVPLSACALGRGSRISLATVYSFMCVVGSVLNLLVIYLVVTFKKLRTASNAFIVNGCVADLLVCAFWMPHEAVATSTGTFLVIGYQAFKEALLFLGITVSLLSHSLIAVNRYVLITKTPAVYQSLYQKRNTEWMIAGSWLISLGSLFPWITSFRYPPERCRDAADASFVKGTSVSVLSSRFAAGTLAFTIIGQTLVVVYCYFKIFRRVQTSVKRVSILNFQIVNNLPYSFPRKDKRLGFYVLAVCFIFILTTEPIFWVLVAGLFAPVSVVLWTSAWIVFCTIFMSNPFLYTWKNEEFRKSFRSVMRGDFLRGSTVGVEPITINTISHIFLRQNSRRAFLGEMN